Proteins found in one Odocoileus virginianus isolate 20LAN1187 ecotype Illinois chromosome 10, Ovbor_1.2, whole genome shotgun sequence genomic segment:
- the C1QTNF5 gene encoding complement C1q tumor necrosis factor-related protein 5 produces MRPLLALLLLGLATGSAPLDDNKIPSLCPGHPGLPGTPGHHGSQGLPGRDGRDGRDGAPGAPGEKGEGGRPGLPGPRGEPGPRGEAGPMGATGPAGECSVPPRSAFSAKRSESRVPPPSDAPLPFDRVLVNEQGHYDAVTGKFTCQVPGVYYFAVHATVYRASLQFDLVKNGESIASFFQFFGGWPKPASLSGGAMVRLEPEDQVWVQVGVGDYRLASMPASRQTAPSLDF; encoded by the exons ATGAGGCCGCTCCTCGCCCTGCTGCTCCTGGGCCTGGCGACCGGCTCGGCCCCTCTGGACGACAACAAGATCCCCAGCCTGTGCCCGGGGCACCCGGGCCTCCCCGGCACGCCGGGCCACCACGGCAGCCAGGGCCTGCCGGGCCGCGACGGCCGCGACGGCCGCGATGGCGCGCCGGGGGCTCCGGGAGAGAAAGGCGAGGGCGGGAGGCCGG GCCTCCCGGGGCCGCGTGGGGAGCCCGGGCCGCGAGGAGAGGCAGGACCCATGGGAGCAACCGGGCCGGCGGGCGAATGCTCGGTACCTCCGCGCTCCGCCTTCAGCGCTAAGCGCTCTGAGAGCCGGGTGCCCCCGCCGTCGGACGCGCCCCTACCCTTCGACCGCGTGCTGGTGAATGAGCAGGGACATTACGACGCCGTCACCGGCAAGTTCACCTGCCAGGTGCCCGGGGTCTACTACTTTGCCGTCCACGCCACCGTCTACCGGGCTAGCCTGCAGTTTGATCTGGTCAAGAACGGCGAGTCTATCGCCTCTTTCTTCCAGTTCTTCGGGGGGTGGCCCAAGCCAGCCTCGCTCTCCGGGGGCGCCATGGTGAGGCTGGAGCCTGAGGACCAGGTGTGGGTACAGGTGGGCGTGGGGGATTATCGATTGGCATCTATGCCAGCATCAAGACAGACAGCACCTTCTCTGGATTTCTAG